Proteins co-encoded in one Xanthomonas campestris pv. badrii genomic window:
- the pcaC gene encoding 4-carboxymuconolactone decarboxylase — protein sequence MHEDERYQAGMRERRRVLGDAHVDRSLAARTELTTEFQDLITRYAWGTIWTRDGLPAHTRSLITLSMMIALGHDEEFKLHVRAARNNGVTAEQIKELLLQAAIYCGVPAANHAFALAKPILEEQAAEG from the coding sequence ATGCACGAAGACGAGCGTTACCAGGCCGGCATGCGCGAACGCCGGCGCGTCCTGGGCGATGCGCATGTCGATCGCTCGCTGGCCGCCCGCACCGAGCTCACCACCGAGTTTCAGGACCTGATCACCCGCTATGCCTGGGGCACGATCTGGACCCGCGATGGCTTGCCTGCGCACACCCGCTCGTTGATCACCTTGTCGATGATGATCGCGCTCGGCCACGACGAAGAGTTCAAGCTGCACGTGCGTGCGGCGCGCAACAATGGCGTGACTGCCGAGCAGATCAAGGAACTGCTGCTGCAGGCCGCGATCTACTGCGGCGTGCCCGCGGCCAACCATGCCTTTGCGCTGGCCAAGCCGATCCTGGAAGAACAGGCCGCCGAAGGCTGA